DNA sequence from the Methanobrevibacter millerae genome:
AAAAAATTTTAATATTTTATATTTATTTTTATAAGGTATTTAACTTTTTAGATTATTGGATGATGTCGGGCAGTTCTTTAATGTCATCGATAATTTTTAATGGATAATCGCTTTTGAATGCGTCATTTCTTCCATAGCCCCATCCAACAAGAACAAAATCGATTTCACCGTTTATTGCAGTCTTGATGTCAATCATGGTGTCTCCAATAAAAATCGTTTCCTCTTTGGGGATTTTTAACTTGTGCATTATCTTTTTAACGCCGCATGCCATAGGTTTTGCCGGATTTGAAAAGTCATGGCCTCTGATGTCTGAGAAATTGATGTCATTGAAGAATTCGTCAACGTAGTATTTTATCATAATATTGCAAGAATACCCCAACCGTGCGACAAGCTAGGATCAGTAATTTGTTATATGCTTATTAAAGCATATGTTAGTGCAGTTCTATAAACTGATAATGTTGTTGTGTGCATTATTCTCCCTTGAAACTGCGTCACCGGCAACGGTGAGGTGGGTTGCAAGATAGGTAAAGCATAATCGATGCCATAACTTCCAATGGCACGAATGCGAGAGAAAGATTAGTATTGGTTAACGACAGTGAACTCCTAAAAAAAGCATCGTTATATTCGGCAGTGGGTAGGAAGTTTCGAAGAGCTACTG
Encoded proteins:
- a CDS encoding HAD family hydrolase; translation: MIKYYVDEFFNDINFSDIRGHDFSNPAKPMACGVKKIMHKLKIPKEETIFIGDTMIDIKTAINGEIDFVLVGWGYGRNDAFKSDYPLKIIDDIKELPDIIQ